ttacagacaaggaaacagactcaTTGAGGTAAATGTCCAGAGTCACATTTGCAGGCTCCTgtcctgtgttctttccactactCCAGTGTTTCTCGGGTGAGGTCCTTGGACTGCCTGCCTCAGAATAACCTAGGCTGCTTGCTGCAAATCCAGATTCCTGGGGGCCATCCCAGACCTCCTGGAGTAGAATCTCTGGAGGTAACAGCACAGAATCCACAGCATAACACACATCTCAGGTGATTTCTAGATCCATTAAAGCGTGGGAATCATGCTCTAATCTTGCTATCATGACTACTTTgagtcttctctttcatttttgctgcgggtgggggaggaagagagcTTTTTAGGTGAATCTGACTTCTAAGCTGCACTCTCTTAAGGAACGCATTGGTATGGGTCAGTGGAATCACAGAGCATGATTGGACCTTCCAGATGTTTGCAGAAAGCatccctctgtttttctctctgtcccaTTTGCAGGAGTCTTGGTGTCTGTCTTCTGCTGAACCAAGATGGGTGACTGGAGCTTCCTGGGAGAGTTCCTGGAGGAAGCACACAAGCATTCCACGGTGATCGGTAAGGTCTGGCTCACCGTCCTCTTCATATTCCGCATGCTGGTGCTGGGCACGGCTGCCGAGTCCTCCTGGGGGGACGAGCAGGCTGATTTCCAGTGTGATACGATTCAACCTGGTTGCGAGAACGTCTGCTATGACCAAGCCTTCCCTATCTCCCACATTCGCTATTGGGTGCTGCAGATCATCTtcgtctccacaccctctctagtgTACTTGGGCCACGCCGTGCACACGGTGCGCATGCAGGAGAAGCGGAAGCTACGGGAGGGCGAGAGGGCCAAAGAGGTTCGGGGCGCTGCCTCTTACGAGTACCCAGCGGCCGAGAAGACAGAGCTGTCCTGCTGGGAAGAAGTGAATGGAAGGATTCCCCTCCAGGGCAGTCTGCTCAACACTTACGTCTTCAGCATCCTGATCCGCACCACCATGGAGGTGGCCTTCATCGTGGGCCAGTACCTCCTCTATGGCATCTTCCTGGACACCCTGCATGTCTGCCGCAGGAGTCCCTGTCCCCATCCTGTCAACTGTTATGTGTCCCGGCCCACGGAGAAGAATGTCTTCATTGTCTTTATGCTGGCTGTGGCCGGACTGTCCCTTTTCCTCAGCCTTGCTGAACTCTACCACCTGGGCTGGAAAAAGATCAGACAGCGATTTGTCAAGTCACAGCAGGGCATGGATGAGTGCCAGCTTCCTGGCCCCTCTGCCCGCATAGTCCAGAGCTGCACACCACCCCCTGACTTCAATCAGTGCCTGGAGAATGGCCCTGGGGGGAAATTCTTCAATCCATTCAGTAACAAGATGGCCTCTCAGCAGAACACAGATAACCTGGCCACTGAGCAAGTGCGAGGCCAGGAGCAGATTCCTGGAGAGGGTTTCATTCATATCCGTTATGCCCAGAAGCCTGAGGTACCCAATGAAGGCTCCCCGGGTCACCGCCTCCCCCATGGCTACCAGAGTGACAAGCGCCGTCTCAGCAAGGCCAGCAGCAAGGCCAGGTCAGATGACCTATCAGTGTGACCCACCAGTGTGGCGGAACCAGGACCAGGTGGGAacaaaggaggctcagagagggaaggtgTGTCCCTTCTGACCCCTCCTCTCTCGTTCTCATCACTGCTCTACTCAGTTTGGGCCCTGGATCTCAATGGCATTGCTCATTTTTTCCAGAAGCTATGACCAGGTCTTTGTGGGTGCAGTAAGAGACATGGCTACCTACCCAGGCTCCTTCACCCTCCACTCAGAATCCTCAGTGAAGCCTTTCATATTACTCCATGAATGGGATAGAGGAAGAGACGGGGACCGTGGCAAATCTGACCTGGGAGGGACAGCCAGAGGGATAGGATGACTCTCTACATACCAGCCACACACCAGATGGATTTTCTAAGCCCCTCTGGCATCCTTGGCCCGATCACCCTTCCTCCTGCAAGGAAGAGCCCAAAGTTCCCGGCCAGCAATGAGCATGAATCAAGGAACTTGCATTAGATGATGTGCTCTTGAATCTGTTGTCTCCTTGGACCATACCTTGGGGTGGTGGTCAGGTCGCCATGGTGTGCCcttggctgcccctccccctacCCAGTCTTACTTAAAAAGAGGTCCTTAGAACTCGACGAGCAGCCTCAGCTTTACAAGTGCCTTGGCATGTACCTCTGGCAAATGTCTCACCTTGGTGATGTTGCAGCCTTTCCTTCTGCCAGGGTGTACAACGAGCCCGGGGAGGGGGGTGAAAAGCTCTCCTAGGGAGTCACCGTGCACACTGACTCCACTGGCATTCCTGCCACCACGTATCAACCTGCAGCTCTTTCACGGTTCACCCTGATGGTAGAAACCATCCCTTCCAGTCCTCCCTTGGCTGTCCATCCAGTGCTCCCCTAAAAACCTTATTGACCAGAATGCCCAAGAAGCCATCGTCCTCTCTCACATTCTGACCAGATCACCAGCCATGGAGGCCAGTGGAATTTCCCCAGGTCTTATTAAAACAAAGAGGGCATTGTGCTTCTGAGATTccccttgggaaaaaaaaataattctgctgtgaagataaaaatgaaaaaggagagaaaatactgGAAAACTATTTTTCCCTCCTGTTTGCTTCCTTTGCTGACTGCCAACTTAGAGTGCCAAGAGGAGGTGTGATGACAGCTATGGAGGCCCCCATATCTCTCTTTCCCTGGAGGATTTAGCAGGGGcatgaaagcagaaagggaatcTCCAGCTCTCTTGGCAGGGCCCTTGTTTAAGAGCACAGAGATGCCTGTGTCTCCCCAGTGCTCCTAAAGAGACTGCCAAAAAAGCAGTGGGGACTACAGAAAAGCCCTGCCTTCCCAGGGACTGGCCAGGTTTCTCTCTTCAGTCCATCTGTAATAGGTGGTTGCCATTTTGGATGAAGGTAAAGGATGCTCAGAAGTGGATGCTGAAACTTAGAGGGAGACAGTTACTTTTTAagatgcatatgtgtgtgtttgtgtgtgtatgtatatgctgtTAAGCTGGGTGAAAGGGAGGGAAGTCCTGAAGTAAGGAAAGCATGCCTTAGAGACACTTGTGTCTTCCTGCCCTTTCCTCCAGATGCCTGGCAGAGGGGCTGAGCCTCACTGTTTTCAGTGTCATTAACCTAAATAGATAAGCATGAGAGGTCGGGACAGAGGAGGCTGAAGCCTCAGAAGGAGGCTCAGCCTCTGCCCCACCTGCCCATCTCTGGGCCCCTCTGATGATGCTTGGTTGTTATTGGTGGGTGGAGAGAAGGATGAGGGTAGAGGGGTGGAGGAAACTGACTGGGATGCCATTTAGGGAAGAATGACTGGTCATCCCAGATCCCCGGAGAGGACACCTTTTAATCTATTCTCTGGCACTGGCATTAAGACTCTCtctccaaaacaaagcaaaaaagactctctttccttccatctctgaagtgtgtttgttttgtgaaatgagtgttcttggattagaaatTCTGTGAGATCAGTCCTGATGATGGGGCtttcaggaaggaaaaaggaaataatatttgtagTTTGTCCTAATAAAGTCTGGCCCTACATTTATCTCTCCTTTGTGTCCCTTTCATGCTGTGACTACAAGAGAAGGATGGCAgacttggtgggggaggggagcacttGGAGCCAGTCATCAGTCAATCGGTATTGCAAAGAGCTCTGGAATCACACATGCCAGCGTGAAAATCCCAGCTGCTGATTTACACTGGACTCCAGCAAGCTACTTAATCTCTGAagcttggttttctcatctgtaaactgaacctagtaatatctacctcataggttGTTAAGTGAGATACTATTTATAAAGAGTACAGCAGAGTGCCTGGGAAATAATAGTCTGTCATTAAatggttattattgttattatcttcattatttttgttgctatgtTGAACACATAGTATTTGAAAACCTGGGATGTTGAGGGATGGTTACAGAACTTGCCTTTATGGAGCTCACAGTCTACCTAAGATGATCAACTAAACCACATAGAGGAAACAATTAGAATAGAATGAAATAGGAATTCATTGATTATCAATTCTAGGAACTATAAGGCACCAGGAAGTGATACATATGAAAATACTACATAGAAGAGGACAGACCTGACCTGAGCCTTAAGGAGTGGCTAAGGTTTTAGAGAAGTGAAGACCTCAAGGATGACACTGTGAAATAGGTCTgggtatccccattttacagacatggaAGCTGAGTTCCAGGAAGTTTCTCTGACAGTGGGCAGCTTCTCACTGGCTTCTTTGGGTGAAATCTCATCTCTTTGGAAGAGTAAAAATGATTCTTGCTCCAAACAAAGGGTCCAGGGACCACTCAGTCCTTCACCAGCAAATGGGTGCCATTTcctagagaaagaaacaaaggtcgggaaaaaaaacaaatggaagtaTTATCTGAACTACCAAGTGGTCTTGTCTATCAGGGCAGGAAAGCtcttatagggacttccctggtggtccagtgattaagaatccatcttgcaatgcagaggACTCcagtttgatctctggtcagaggactaagatcccacttgctgcagggcaactaagcccacatgccgcaactactgagtccacgcgcCACAagcagagagaagcccacacaccacaacgaagacccaatgcagccaataaataaataaataaatatttttttaaaaaaagaaagctcttgtAAAGAGGCCTTGCAAAGAGGTCATAGAACACATCTTGTGACACCAGTGTTGAGATTCAAGGGTGTTCCTGACATCTGGCGTCTATCCAAGGGTAAGGTGCTCAGACCAAATGTGCCTGAGCAGTCTAACTGGAAAAAGCACCTGGGAtccatttttcttcctagaaAATAAGTAGAGAATCTCATGGTTTTATAAACATAGCTATTAACATTTGACAGTTTGTGTAACACCGAGACTGCAAAAGCCAAGGGACTTATAGTGAGTAAGATTTCAACCTCATGTATCTACTCtcatttcctttccctctctaaAGGTTCACCACTAAAGAGGTAAGCTGAGTACTAATCTAATGAACACACTTTGGGTTGTAGGCTCCTACAGGCCCCtttccttaatttccttcctCCAGTGCCAGATAAGACCAGAATTTCTACCACTAGTGTTTCATTCCTATGGCTGAAGTGTTTAAGTGGTTAATGCTAATAACACTACTATGAAGAATCATATTATGAATGAGTTTTCAGATTTCTTCTTAATAGCAAATTTTGAtagcagagggaaaaacaaaagaacaagggCACCAGGTACTTGGCAGGTGTCTTGAAGGATTGCTTTCATGatgtagaaatgaagaaaacagcaaGACTAAAGAGGGGAGCCAAAGATAATCTGTCCACTTCCCAGTCCCCGGTAGATCCTGGAAGCCCCTGCATTTAAGTCCATGATTTGGCCCTTATTGTCCATGTAATGGACAAACAAATTTACAAATGACAGCTACGTAAATAGAACACGATCGATAGTTTATCGCCATCGGTCACCTGATGGTTAGCAGAGATGGGTATGGTCTGTAgttttttattgtcatttcaattggaaaagagaaaaacttgcattcaacaaatatttattgagcacctaccttGAAGTGGCACCCTGTTGGGCTTTAGGAATACAATTTTATGAAACAGGTACGGTTCCCTCCTTTTGGAGCTTATAGCCTAGTGGGGAAGACTCCCTCACacaagtaaatgaacaaaataattacaaattgtgataAGTGCCTAGAAAGAAACAGACTGGGGGGCGAGGTAGCTGACAAAGGTGGAGGGAGAGACCTTCTTCAGATAGGATCGGCGGAAAGAACTTTCTGAGGAGGTAATTTGAGGCTGAAATCTTACAGCTGAGAAGAAGCCAGCTACTGATGAGCAGGAGAAGAACCCAGGTAGGGGAACCCAAATTCCTTCCAGGAAACTGCAGAATCCAGCTGTCCCTGACCTCAATCTGGttcaatatttttgaaagatataatTCAAGCAGCACCTAGATAGCACCTAAAACAACAGTGTAAGGCACCAACTGTTGCAAAACACACCAAGCCTCAAGGGACAGAGAAGTCTTTTtgctcagagaagcaaaaagaacatataaaaggTCTTAATTAAAACAActaaatatcatatgttaacatTCTAGAAAGCCCTATTTGATGTTGCAACTATTATTTCCATCAGTATCAATTCTTGTAATATACTTGGGGGCTTCTAAACTAGGCCTGTTTCCTAGAGTCCAGGCTGGTAGGCAGAAGACTGTGTCCAAAGGGGCTGGGAAGGAGCCAGCAAGGCGTGGTCCAGAGGAGCCTTGGCATCAGAGGAGTCAAAACAGCAAAACATCAAgtgcacagagagggggaagtgaggagggagggggagcacATCTGCAGGGAAGCCAGGCTACGGCAGCCGTGCAAGACACTGGTCAGGCAGGCACCGTTGGGGACGTCTCTCCACTGGATCTGGACTCCAGACTCAGAGAAGGGAGTTGACATGGGCAAAGCAGAGCTTCATCCTAGGGGCTGGATTACTAGGCGGAGCACCAGGACAGAGTCTTGGACAGAGTACAAGGTGGGGGCCCATTATCAGAATCAGTAAGGTGCTGATAAAGTCATTGCCAGTAATATATATGATTTAATAGATGCCTTCAAAACTTAAACCACAGGAATGACCAATTGTGAGACTTCCAGGCACCTCATCAAGCATGGTGGTGGGCAGGGAGATGATTTTTGGCATGGAACCTAATATTGCTCTGAAATCACCCCAAGCTGGCATCTACTTCCTTCACCTACACATAAGGTCAGCACAGCCCTGGGGAAGTCATGGCTTGGACACAAGGCTTAAGTCCCCTCTGTCCCTTCAACCTTTTCCATTACCCCGATTCAAGACCCTTGGTGAAGGGGCACCTGTACTTGCTAAGAAGGGCTTCCTCTGAGAGAAACTGAGAGCTATGTGTGAACCCATTCAGGAGAGCGCATTGCCCTGGGAACTGCAGCCTGGCCACTGCTAAATCCCCTCAGGCGGCAGCTGCTGTTCCAACAGAGGACGTTCAGGGCAGGGTGGAATTGTTTTATGCCTTCCTGGGACTCTTCTTCAAATGAGCCGGAATATAACTTGGAGGGGTTTAAACTTACAAATGTTTGAGGTAAAATTATGCATTTGAAAACCAATGTAAAAAAATGTGTGGGGCGTGACTTGCTAGGGAAAAGTCAATTTTCAAAACCCGCATATTTTGGTAATAATTATGAAACACGCTTGCAGTTGTTAAGTGCTAACTCTTTTCTAGGTTCTGTGCTGAGATTTCATGAATTACCATTTCATCCTTGCAATAATCCTTCAAGGTCAGCtcaccccactttacagataaggaaaaagagTCAGTAACCTGCACAGCTAGTAGGTGGTAGAACTGGGTTCCAAACACTCATCTCTCAGTCTACAATGTGCTTCACTTAAGTGCTTATCATATATTCTTGAGTAAAAAGGCGAGATACAAAATTGTATGTACACCATGATTACAATGAGTAGAATAGGTAATTATAAGAACAAAGACCtgaaaggaacaaacaaaaatgaaagcagttGTGCCAGTATGGTGGATCTGTGGGGGTGCTTTAATTCTCCTTATTTCCtaaactattttaatattatcatgctatttttgtaattaaaaaatttaaattatatttatattcaacCTTTGGTCTAAATTTGGTGCTCCCCTGGGGCGGCTGCCAGGAGCTGCCTCTCTTCGTTTCCGCAGTTCTCATGCCTgggaacatttttctttctttgggctcTGACTGCCACCCTTAAATGGAATAAGATTAAGCAGGAGGCACCCACCCCAGGGTCTGGGCTACCGACTGTGTGACAGTGGATGGTCTGCCTCTGGAAATAGCTGAGCATGAGAGAGGGTGGAAGGCACCGTCCGCACCCATGAGCTCCTGCACAGCCTCAGTGCGGTGGGTGTGGACAGAGCCCGCTCCACGTCAGGTCAGGGCCATGGACCACGCACTGTTTGGGTGGTTTAGAAGGATATCAGTGGGAGAGAAGCCTGCCCTCAGATGCTCAGACCTAGTAGGAGAGGAGAATGATGCCAAAGCCCGGGGGACAAGCTCAGTATGGTAAGCACGAGAAAAGCAGCAGTGTGGTTCTCAGAGCAGGGAGGGGACCTCGGGAGAGGGAAAGCTCAGGGAAAGCCTCACAGAGTAGGTGCCACTTGAACTGGGCTGTGGAAAATGAATAAGgttttattgggttggcccaaaatttcgtttgggtttttctgtaacagcttatggaaaaacccgaacgaacattttggccagcccaatattacATAGAAAAAGAAGACTTTCTAGTGAGAAGAAATAGCGTGGTATGttccaggagctgggaggagctGAGAGGGGAACACTGGGGGGAGATGAGGGCAAGAGGTGGGAGATTCTTGAAAGTGTGCCTTTCACCCTGTAGGTGGTAAGGAGCTATTGAGTTTCTTCGGGCATCTGGGGAGTGGGGTGATCATTGCTGTTCCTGAGGTCGCCTAAGGCAGCAAGACGCTGCGGAGGGAAGACCCTGGAGGCTGATCATCCATGAGGCTCCCTTTAATCTGGGGATGAAGTGAGGGGATACAGACAGAGCCTCAACCATTGGGACTTGGTGACTGGTGAGGATAACTAAGAGGTTTCAGGTCTCTgtgaacatttattcatttattaaacaaaattcaCTCCAGGAGAGGGTAATGGGTATATTAGACCCCTTTTATATATCACTTCAGATGCTCTCAGTCTTACCTGCCTCTTATTCCAGCTGCCTGCAGGCGTGGACCAGCTGCACACAGGAGCATCTGACCTCCCTCCAGGGTGCCCCTATTGACACAGTAGCAGAGATCTGCTCAGCACCTGAGCCGGCACATGGACACCCAGAAGTAGGGGGGTAATCAGTGCAACACAGGGCAAACCTCTGAACAGGGGGAGACAGACGCCCTTCCTCTACCCCTGCCACCACTACCCTGGTGGTTCCAAGGCCTGGTTGTTAGGGCTTCTCCAGGGTGTAGTCCTTTGGATTGAGCACCCCGCTTAGTAGTGCCCGGTTCGATAACACATCTTCCTGTGGGCTCcgcctccttccctgcctctctctccttgcTCCTGAACTGTGCACAGTGATGAAGTGTAAACACATCAGttctgcctcaggctctgctcccTGGGGAATCCAGACTGAACCAACGATTCCATTTTGAAATCTAGAGGTTTTCACTCTACTCAGAATTGTAGAACATTCAGACCAAGCCTGGAGCATCAAGGTTGGTAGCGATACTTCACTCCTAGAACAAGTATCGGTATGTAGGTCACAAATCCTGACATTTGATAGAATTCTGAAGTCCGGCATTTATAGGGATTCTCATAGTTTCTTGTGTGTTAGTCTTGTCCACCTGGATAGATCTTTACCTCCACGACTCTGTACCTCACAGCATTTAGGACAATGTTGGGCAGGCAGAAGATGCTAGAAAACACCCGCCAAGTTGAACTGCAgttgttctcttttatttccctgaATTCCACATAGTCTTCAGCCGCCTCACTTAATCTACAAACTAGTTTCCAAAAGGGCACGTCCTTCTCTTTGCACCGCTAGTGCATGGTGAAATGGCACCGATGGAAACTTCCACTGCGTCGAAGTGTGACGTGACTGCGCTCCAACAGACACTGTGTGATTATACAGTGGTTTATCCAAAGAGCGCCCCTCCCCGTGGATCTGGAGCTTCTGCCTGGGAAATATCCAAACTGGTTGTGGCTATCGTGCCCCTGTGTCCCCCTTTCCAGGACATCCCTgctctcccatccccccacccgcCCACCACTGACACACCATGACAGCGCCCCAGTTTTGTTCGAATTTTCAGTGGGAAAGGAAgttaaaaatgtagaaagaaattaTTCTCCCCTCCTCAGTTAACCAAGGACTTCATTGCCACTAACttgtctctcttcttccccatcctTTAAATGGTCTCAAGATCtgggcaaaataaaatattactacacacatacacacacgtgcgtgcatgcacgcacacacacacacaatggggcCCCTATCTTAACATTTATAGCAGCCTTTAACCCAAAGGGCTTTCTGGGAGAGGCAGGCAGCCAAAGCGATGCTggcctttctctgggcctcctgtGTCAGGCTCAGGCAGGAGACCACGAGCATGGAGGTGTTGAGTTTGGACCGTCAGGGCACTTCAGCTGGTAGAGAGAGTGAAAGGCGCCCTCTGatagctggggctgggggctgtcaGGGCGTGGAGAGAGCTGCTCAGGTGGCAGCTAAGCTTTCAAAGGAAAACACCTCTGGCTTTTCAAATGCACactctttctgcttccttttcctgGCACCCACTTAGGCCCTGCCATTCCAAGTCCCCTGCTCACTCCTTCCAACACCTTCTGTCCACCCTGCTGACTTTTCCTTCCAGAAAGATGGATTCATGTGCATATGACTCGTCTTCCCGACTAAATCCCAGGACGTCAGAGTACATctgacatttcttttctgttgCCCACTGGCCCTAGCATACGAATCATAGGATTTTTAAACAGGAAGAGGCCTCTAGCAATCAAATTTAACTCTTATTTTCCAGGAAACTGAGCCCTGGAGAATCAAGGGTTCTAGAACCTCAGTGCTGAGCTGCCATTCAGCCCAACCTCCTGATTGCTGCTGTGATCTTCTCTCCACTGCCTGCCAGTGGTCGTCCAGCTTCTCCTGGGCACTTCCATTGGCAAAGCCTGAGAATGGTTAGGTTTAATTGGCCTGGCTTCCCAGACCCAGGGTCAGAGCCCACCTTTCTACTTACATAACCTCTTTGAGCTCTATGAAACAGTATAATAGTATTTaactcataggattgttgtgaagaatACATTAAGCAAATAATACCTAGTATCAAATGATTACTTAATAAATGTAAGTTATCATTATGCCATTTTCTAAGACGGCCCAGCCTGTCTTCAGATGGATCTGTTAGAAACTTAGTTTTCTTTTAGTTAGAGTCTTTTTCATGTAGTTTCTGTCTTGTGTgagttgcccaaagtcacccagtgagttagtggcagaactgggaccAGAGCCCAGATCCCTTCACAGGCCACGCTCTCTCTGAAGCATCTGCtgcataaatgaaaaagaaagcaatctgCCATAATAAAACACTGTTATCATTATTCCCAATTTAAGAGGTGAGATAACAGAGTGATTTTTGACTAGCCTCAGAGCTAGTTAGGGACAGAACCGGTAACAAGCGTCTCCTCTCTAGTCCGGTGCTCTGTCCACTACACATGTGGCTTTAATGGGGTTCTCTCTCCGCCTACCATCTTAGCAGATCAGAGAGGATGGCATTTGTAGATGTAGATAGATAGCAGCCTGCCCTGAGATCACACCCATCTCCCTGCACACCCTTTCTCAGGCTAGTGAGTTGGTTAAAGAACAGGAATAGTTCTGGCCTGCAAGTATGTCGGAGAGACAAGATTAGTCCTTTAGTTCTACAGGTGGTCTTGCATCAAAACCATAAATAATATTCTGCTTACAGCTCTATTTAAAGGTTGGCCCTAAAGGACTGCAGCGGAGAGAAATCCTTCCATTGTGCAGAGCTTTGACTGCTTCCTTTCATGGTGCACCTTGTCTAGAAGGGGAAATGACCTGACATCTGGATCGAAGCCAATTCTAATGActaataatttggaaaaataggGAATTTGAAGGTATAAGACTGAAGGATGTATGACAAAGAGTTCTGGGAAAGTGGTATATGAATGGACCAGTCATAATGGGCCCAGGATGTGAAAATAGATTTGTTCCATGAGAATGTTCTCCCAAAGTGTCCGTAGTGCAGGAGGCTCTCAAACAGTGTATAAGATATCCTGCCCTATGAATGTTAGTCAGCCTCTTTCCCAGTCACCTCAGTATTTGCTCAATGAGGTTATGAACCTCACCAAGGTGGCAGGGTTAAGATTATAGAAAGTCTACAACATGCAATAGACTTCATCTAGGCTGACCTGGCCACAATCACTGCTGAGTATCCAACTTCCCAGAAGCAGTGACTAACCTTGAACCCTCAGTACGGTACCACGACCTAGAGGTGCCTGTCTACCACTTGCCTGGAAGGCTGACTACATTAAATCCTTTTATCATGAAGGGGGCAGAAATTTGCTTCTCATTGGAATAGATATTTATGCTTTTGCCATCTCTGCCCACCATGCTTCTGTCAGGAATATCACTTGTAGGCTTAATGAATGCTTGATTCAGTGTTGTGGAATTTTACATGAAGTTGTTTCTAGCATTATGGTAATGGTAGTTTCTGTAACCAAAAAAAATGGTGGTTTAACACAAATAAATATCTCTTTCTTGATCATGTAATTGTTCAATGTACATGTTTCTTCTTGGTGGGTTGCAGAATTCCTTCATGTAGTGTTTAGGAGCTATCTTGTGGCTCCACTCTTCCCTAGAAACTCAGAGTTCTTAACATTCGTGTGGCAGACAGGAGAAGAAAATATGGATTTCCGCCATCAGCTCTTAAAAGTCTCAGCCTGGAAATGACATCATTTCTACTCATATTCCATTGGTGATAGCTAGTTACATGGATAcaagggatgctgggaaatgtaATCTACCCCAGTGTGAATTCCATACTATATGAATACTGGGTGGACAGCTAGCCATCTAGGTCTAATGTTATCAGTCTGAAGGCAAGTAGACTGGTCATCAAATATCAGCTCATATCTTTCTTCCCATACTTACACACTTagtgcgtgtacacacacacacacacacacacacatacacacacacacacacacacattcaaaatCCCATCTAGTCACCTTATCCAGCTCAAAGTCCAGGATTTCTGGGTGATATACAGTTCTCTCTTGCAAGTCTGGATATATCTCCTTGTGGTCCAGAACTCAAAGACAAGTATCTTCCCTCCACTAACCACCACTCAAAATACAATGTGGAGAAAGAAACAGGACAAATACAACAAAATTCCCTTTCAGAAAACAGAGGAATAGGAGCTACATGGTAATCACTTGTTCATACCAATGATGAAATCTTGCTGGGTAGACACAGTAAAGACTGTCTGCTCCAGTGTGTGGGTGAAATTCCTTGCTTAGACCTTAATTCTGATCTCTGGAGGAATTTCCTTGTCCATTGCTCTTCCTGGTACCTGACTTCATCTTTGGAGGGTTTGTCCATGTCCATTTTCCTCCATGGTCTCATCAGAAGTCAATATTGCTGGGCTGGCCATGCTTGGGACTACACAGCATTCACAGCTTGCTTTCAGTTAGTACAAATTTGGGAGCCTAAGACCTATTTTATATTACAaggtggtttttggtttttgttatatttttgcttttgtgtttagGTGGTCAGGATCATGATTTCTCTGACAATGCAGTTCTCTTAAAAACAGTAGTCTTGTAATCTATTTGCTTCCAGTCAATTTTATGTGCCAGTAGCCGTACCCAGAAGTCTCAATACTgccttatttctttgtttcttcatcctCATGCTTCTCTCAACTCATTGGAGGCTACCCTGAGGTACTCTGAGTCAATAAACTTGAGTACAGAGGTAATAACTTGATCTTTTGAATAGACGTCACTCTATGTAACTGAAATCTTAATGAAACCTTGTTTCACAAATATATTTCCATCTTAACTCCCATTGTTTGAGGCCCAGCTGACTTTTCCCATCCCTGCAC
This genomic interval from Physeter macrocephalus isolate SW-GA chromosome 4, ASM283717v5, whole genome shotgun sequence contains the following:
- the GJA5 gene encoding gap junction alpha-5 protein isoform X2 yields the protein MGDWSFLGEFLEEAHKHSTVIVYLGHAVHTVRMQEKRKLREGERAKEVRGAASYEYPAAEKTELSCWEEVNGRIPLQGSLLNTYVFSILIRTTMEVAFIVGQYLLYGIFLDTLHVCRRSPCPHPVNCYVSRPTEKNVFIVFMLAVAGLSLFLSLAELYHLGWKKIRQRFVKSQQGMDECQLPGPSARIVQSCTPPPDFNQCLENGPGGKFFNPFSNKMASQQNTDNLATEQVRGQEQIPGEGFIHIRYAQKPEVPNEGSPGHRLPHGYQSDKRRLSKASSKARSDDLSV
- the GJA5 gene encoding gap junction alpha-5 protein isoform X1; this translates as MGDWSFLGEFLEEAHKHSTVIGKVWLTVLFIFRMLVLGTAAESSWGDEQADFQCDTIQPGCENVCYDQAFPISHIRYWVLQIIFVSTPSLVYLGHAVHTVRMQEKRKLREGERAKEVRGAASYEYPAAEKTELSCWEEVNGRIPLQGSLLNTYVFSILIRTTMEVAFIVGQYLLYGIFLDTLHVCRRSPCPHPVNCYVSRPTEKNVFIVFMLAVAGLSLFLSLAELYHLGWKKIRQRFVKSQQGMDECQLPGPSARIVQSCTPPPDFNQCLENGPGGKFFNPFSNKMASQQNTDNLATEQVRGQEQIPGEGFIHIRYAQKPEVPNEGSPGHRLPHGYQSDKRRLSKASSKARSDDLSV